Genomic segment of Arachis hypogaea cultivar Tifrunner chromosome 16, arahy.Tifrunner.gnm2.J5K5, whole genome shotgun sequence:
aataacaaaaacacTAGTCTTCTAATAATTGACTTTTATCATGTAATGTCATGTCATGTCATGTTGCATTTCTTTTGGTTCTTCCTAGGTTACCGTGTCTTGCACATGAATAGTAATAACTTGAATCCTACGCAACTGTGTTTACTACAAGAAATCGACCAGATCCCGATTGATTTAGCGACTCATAAACTAAGGAAATCTTGACAAAGCACATTTTTTGGATGAAAATTTCTCATTATCTTTTAACTTCTAAGtcaaaaaaataatagagatatagattttttattctaaactttacttttttcttttttcttttttcttttttcttttttgttaaacTACGGTGACTGTTTTATATTGAGGTAACAATTAACATAATAAAACGTATCCAATTTAGGAAGCAGTTATTTTTGTTTGTCTTCATGTGAGGATGTTCGTTGATTAAGCAACAAGACCATCTTAATTACATTATTGTCTGGTTCAGGAAGTGAAGTGAAACAAGCAGCATTGGTGGAGACACCACAAGAGTCGCTTCATGCAATGGCGGAAGTAAAGTACGCGGGCCACCGCGAGAAGAAGAAGCGATTAACAAGCAGCCAGATTGACTTATTGGAGAGAAGCTTTCAGGAGGAGATAAAGTTGGACACTGACAGGAAGATGAAGCTTTCCAGGGAGCTTGGCCTCCAGCCTCGCCAAATTGCGGTTTGGTTCCAGAATAGGCGAACAAGGTGGAAGGCCAAGCAGCTTAAGCACTTGTACTTTGCCCTTAAACAAGAATTTGATCACATCTCCAATGAGAAGCACAAGCTTCAAGAAGAGGTAGTAGATCTTTGATTTCACTGCACTATCTCCCATTTGGTATAGAGGCATTACTAAGATACAAATCTACTTagaggattagatataaaaatatgcaaaatatttttgctcttaaatctttttcttgtctctttaaaattattttttgttgaatAATATTCGTCTTTAATCTTTCTATTGTTTTGGAAGTCTGGCAGGTTATGATGTTGAAGGCAAGGCTAAGAGAGCAAGCATTTAGAGCACATGTATCTGGTGTTTACACAGACATGTCTGGGGCAGAAACAGTAGAAAGCACGTCAGAGATGTTGCATGGATCCAAGGGAAtgattagtaataataataataataataataataataataataataataataataataataataataataatcagcaGATTGTAGATGGCTACAGCTGCTTTCTTGTGGAGGATCATCATAACACTGTTCCACTGCCTCGATGGGCCGTTGCACCATATTGTCCCTAATGTTTTCGGACAGCTAATTAGTGTATGCATTAGTTAATCTCAGTCGGTATTGTTAAGTTCTATTTTCATATTTAAGTCATTATTATTTTGAGATTTAGTTTAATCTCAGTCAATATGAGATGTTGTAAAATATGGAGTATGGATCAATCTTGTGCATGTCAtgatccttttttcttttttaaatgaaTTGGACTACATTTAATTCTAGACATTATAATATCACAAACTCATTCACATTATATATTCACACACACATGACATAACACTTAAAGAGTTCTTATGAACTACTTGGTCTCGCCAAATTTTAAACTCAAGTGCAGCGTATTAAGAGATACTATAATTTGCCACTTCAACTAAAGTTTCAACTGCATCTTATGAACTCCTTCATCAACCAAACtcgtgaaaaaaaaaatgaaaagaaaacttGTGCAAGGTAGTAGACCCAGATTCTATAGCGTAATGCAATGgggtttaattttatttgctaagTTAACTAAAGAAAAGTAAAATCACAGTTAACTTCTCTAAAATTATTCAATATTTCGCATAACACTATTTCATTTGGAAGTTTATACATTGATTGGGTTGACCTACTCAATTTGACTAGCCACCATGTCTTCAGCTATGAAGCACGGATTCTCATGGTGCCAGCGTATCCGTGTCGGACGCGAATCCGACACCAACACGCGGTGGATACTTCAAACGAGCGTATCGGCAGCGTGTCTTCTTGCGGTGCAGAATTTTGGTGGAGCTGTCACGAATCCGAACGAGTCTGACTCGATTCAGATGTTCATGAGACGGATCTTTGATCTTTCTGCTAGACTGCAAatcttcaattgattttgtgattttatggcCCGATTAAccaattttttctttctaattttaaaattaaaacaaatcaaaatttaaatttaaaaataaaataattaataaatcaaaacctaaatctactAACCGTTTGTCTTTGAAAGCTTACTTACTcactagtttaaattttttttcaaatagttgcataattttaagatttttttatgcAACTATATTTAGTCTTATATttacaatataatattttattaatttaatatattatttaaattttaattcacaacgtatcatattttattaatttaatatagactaaaagacaaataggtccctaaccTTTTAAAATggggacattttcgtccctcaaGATTGAAAAATACATTTCGATCCCCCACGTTTTAAAACGGGAGACAATTATACCCTTCCGTCCGTTTTGGGCCAAAAACGGCAACGGACCCAGCTGACATGGAGGAGCACTGAATGACGTGGCCGTTACGCTCGCTGAGGTGGATTGGGACGAaatttaagtggacaaattagtccctgaagTGCCAAACGACGCCGTTGCCACCAGTGAACCCTATTTCATCCAAACGCAAGGTGGAAGTCATGGCCGCTGCTTGTGCGATCGTCCATGATGAGCGAGGGGGGTTCTTCATGCACAAGACCTGGACGGGGATCTTCATCCGCTGTTGCTAGAGCTTGTGATCGAGATGGGGTTGCGCCGAAGTGCTTCTGCGGCGTTTATGCCATTCTTTACAAGTCAAGAACAGCATCTAATCCCAATAGAATATTTTTTGGGTGTCCATTCTTCAAGGTGAGCAATTATTTTTATAGTTGTTGGATGAGAGTGTTCTGTGTCTAATTATGGTGTTATCTGAAAAATTGCTCCAGGTTAAAGAACGGTGTTGCCGGTATTTTGTGTGGCTTGATGAACACTTGAAAAAATTAGGGCCATGGAGTCTGAAGCATTGGGTGCTGTGGATGATGTTGGAGGTGTAGACATTGAAGATCATGTGGTGCGAAGTCAGGAATTGGAAGAAAAAATTCAACTGGTGCGAAGCTAGGAACtggagaaaaaaatgaaagagtTGGAGAGGAAACTGTTATGTATGGAGAAGGAGAAAAAATGAGTATGTGGCATATTGCTTTGATTAGTGTAGTTTTTGTTGTTGCTGTATGTATCTTAAAGTGGTGAGGATGATGAGTTGATGTACAATGTTGATGATGTAATGAAAATTGCCATTGTTGGCTATTCAATGAAAATTGCCATTGTTGAACAAAAAATAAGGTAGTAATTCTGTGAATCAACTATTATATAAGGTAGTAATTCTGCATATATTATGAGCAAAATATGAACAACAATGTATCTGTCTTAATCCAAAACATAAACAAGTTTgccacaaaataacaaaatatctGGTTGGCATATAAACAAGTTTGCCAAACTACAATAAGTAGACAGTGTTGTTTAATTTATACTGAAGACTATGACAAAAAACAGAAATTCATTCAGTAGTGTTCAGTTCTTCTGATTCTTAGATCCAGGAGTTGGGATGAAATTCATTCCTATGGCCTCACTGCCAGCGACTTTGAAGGTCTCCTCTGATGTAGCGACACTGGCACTGGTGCTTTGAGTCTGGGTTGTATCTGGCGGTGGAGTTGCAGGTGGATTTGAAGGTGAATTTGCACTTGCTCGGGGCCTTCTGATTGTCTGCTTGGGTCTGAATTTGGAGGAAGTAGCTGGGGTTTTGGGTTGCCCCATTCTTGGCTGCTGGGATGGAGGCTTGAATGGAATTTGGACTGGAGCGGATGTTGTTGTTGCTGCAGCATTCTGGCTGATGACATGATTCTGCAAAAGTAACCGACTTATTCAGTTGTTCAAATGCATTGACATGAATAAAGTGATTGTGATTATGAGTGTATTATTTATGGTGGGGGATGCTTACTGTAGACTTCTCTTGCACAGCACTATTCTCAGCCAAACTTTCAGTCTGTGTCTGGCTTTGATCCTATGCAACAtagatcaaacaaggaaagaacatggacaaattagtccttaaaaaaaagttaataggaCATCGTAACCACTGACAAAATTTAAAATGTACAGATCGATCCTAAACAATAGCAGGGATACCTCTGGTTGAGGGGCTGATTGTGATAGGGGAAGCTGCTCCAAGGGTTCTGTGTTTGCATCAGTCTTcttagcttttttcttttttggtttccaGTTTGGGTTGCTTGGTGCTCCCTTACATGTCTTGTAGTTGTGGCCTTTCTCATTGCACTTGCTGCATGTCACTTGAAAGCTTCTCTTAAGCTTGTCACCCTGAATATGAGCCTCAGCAGGATCCTTGTTGCGATTGTGTACTTTAGGCCTCCCAATAGGTCGCTTGATGGGTGGTGGAGCAGGCCTCAGCTGGTCAGTGGTTACCCAAAATTCCTCACTTGGAACTGGTTTTATGCAATGTGCATATGTTTTGTGAATAAATTCCATACATAACCAGGGATGCACATAATCATCTACCTGGTCATGCCTCTTTCTAATTGCAGCAATACCGTGAATGCATGGCATGCCTGAATCAAAACCACATACCATATTACCTATCATTATATTAGATCAGCCCTAAAATCATTCAGAACATATTATATAGCAATATATTACATCATCACTAAAAGCATTCAAAACATATATATTACCTAGCACTATATTAGATCAGCCCTGAAATCATTCAAAACATATTACCTAGCATTATAGTAGATCAGCCTTAAAGAAAATCACTCAAAATTAAAGAT
This window contains:
- the LOC112757138 gene encoding uncharacterized protein, with the translated sequence MREMPSGTDIIITDRIMDWNFEMKTLEEGEVMEWNESTRSFAPRAESSLSFFHNYSSSSSNPSYPGSEVKQAALVETPQESLHAMAEVKYAGHREKKKRLTSSQIDLLERSFQEEIKLDTDRKMKLSRELGLQPRQIAVWFQNRRTRWKAKQLKHLYFALKQEFDHISNEKHKLQEEVMMLKARLREQAFRAHVSGVYTDMSGAETVESTSEMLHGSKGMISNNNNNNNNNNNNNNNNNNNNNQQIVDGYSCFLVEDHHNTVPLPRWAVAPYCP